The Roseiconus lacunae genomic sequence GCCTAAGTTGTAGCGGGCCGGCTCGACCCAGATTGAGGCTTGCGATTCATCGAGAACTCGGTCATCGATCCAGTTTTGCGCCGTTTCGGTGCGGTCATCATCGGCTTGCAGCAAGCTTAGCCAGTAGGTGGCCGTTCGCTTTCCCAGCCGCATCATCGTTTGGATTTCCGCGATCCGTTGGTCAAACTGTTCGGAGCTAACATCCAAGTCGGCGCGTCTGATTCCGTAGGCAGCCTGCAAGTCGACATCGATTCGCAAATCCTCGATTTCGAATTCTGGCGCCCGTTGTTCAAGGTACAGCGTTCGGGCACCCTTGATGTTTTCTTCCTCAACATCAGAAAATTGCCCGAGCAGGTGAAGCCAACGACCGTGGGCAAGATTCTTGGCGCTATCGAAATCCGCTTCCAGCATTGCCCAGCGTGCGACGTACCAGAAGTTAAAGATCGGGTCACGCTCGGCGTGCTGCTCGCAGATCGCTCGGTACATCTCGGCAAGGACGGGCACATTCCAAAGCCGGGTACTCGCAACGCCTGTGACCGCATCAAATCGTTTGGCCAGTTCATCGGCGTCGGCGTAAACGCTCATCCGCCGATTTCCCGTGAGCCCGTTTTGCAGCAGCTCCATTCGGGGGCTAACCGTGACAGGCGAGAAATTGAACAGCGCCACGCATTGCTGGACATCCGACTTTGAAATGGGGTATGTGAACTCGTCCAAACCGGCGATGCTTAGCCGACGCAGTACTAGTTCATCGCGACGCGCCTGTGCGAGGGTTGCGATTCCGACTTGACCAGGGCCGGGAACAAAGATGCCCAATCGCGGCTCGAACAAATAAATCTCTTCGCCGACCAGGACACCGACAAAATAGGGTGTCACCGCCCCGGAGGTTCCATCGATCGTTCCGATCACGGCGGCTGCGATGTTGGCTTGGCGGCAGAGTTGTGTGAACACCCCGGCACGTTGCAGCCCGTCACCGGTTCCGCGCATCAGTGTTTGGTAATCGGTTTGTCGGTAACCGGGGCCTCGAAACGTCATACCGGCCGGAAATTGAGGCCCGGGTGGGGCCCCGGTCGTCGGCACATCTGGCTCGAAGGCGACGTTTCGAACCGTCCAATCAAAAAGGCGGGTTGCCGTCTTTAATTGATCGATTTGGTCTTCAGGAATTGTCTTGGCAAGATCAGTGAACCAGTCGGCGAGCAGCCTTTCGTCGAGGTGCTCGGCATCGATCCACGAGTAAAGCGAATGGAATAGAAAGCAGTCGCGGAGGTGTTCGGCATCACCGGGCTGGTACGTGGAGTCGTCGACTAATTTTTCAAGCTCCTGCGGCGGAAACAGGTCTTCGATGGTCTTCACCAAGTCGGCGCGTTCGGTCGCGGTCGCGGGCTGACTTTCACTCCACCGGTTCAGATGGTATGCGATTTGACGCCGCGCCTTTTTTGGCTCGAGTTCGACATACTGTTCCAGCAACGCAAACACATCGCCCAGATGATCTTGTTGTGATTGCGACTGTTGCTCGACCTGCCGTTTGTATTGGATTTTCCGGACCAATGCGGTGTCGTCTTGGCATCCGGTCAACGACAGAAGTGACACGAACAAAGCGATCGCGGGGATCGCGAATGGGAGCGATCGAGGCAAGGTTAATTTACGATGTGCCATGAATGGGACGGATAGATTGAATCGTCTCTCGGATTGCAAGCAGTCGCCGAACCAACGCGCCGAATTGATCGAGAGGGACCATGTTGGCCCCATCGCTGGGGGAGGTTTCCGGGGCGGGATGGGTTTCGAAAAAGACTGCGTCGATACCCACTGCTACGGCAGCACGGGCCAATGGTTCGACCATTTCTCGGTTTCCCCCCGTACTGCCTTGGCCGGATCCGGGCCGCTGGACACTGTGGGTGGCATCGAACACGACGGGGACGCCGAATTGCCGCATGATCGGCAGCGACTGCATGTCATTGACCAACCTTCCGTAGCCAAAGAACGTGCCTCGTTCGCAGAGCAACACCCCGCCCTCGCCGGCGGCACGAGCTTTTTCGACGACATAACGCATGTCCTCCGGTGCCATGAACTGGCCCTTCTTGATATTCACCGGTTTGCCCGTCTGGGCGGCGGCGACGACCAGGTCCGTCTGGCGGGCCAGAAACGCCGGGATCTGCAATAGGTCACACGCTTCCCCAACCGGCGCCGCTTGTTCGGGCAAGTGAATATCGGTGGTCGTCGGCAGTCCAAACTCTTTCCCGATTTGAGAAAGCATCTCCAAGCCTTCGTGCAGTCCCGGACCACGGATTGCTGTCGCGCTCGTTCGATTCGCTTTATCAAACGATGCCTTAAACACCACGTTAATATCGAGAGAGTCGTTCAAGCCAGCGAGTGTTTCGGCGATTTGCGACGAGATCTCATGGTTCTGCAGCACGCACGGGCCGGCGATCAACAACAGCGGCTGATCGTCGCCACAGCGATAAGGCCCGATCTTGACCGGCCGAACCATCGCAGGGCCCCCGGGCTGATGAAGATCGCTCCCTTGAAGATCAGCGGAGTTGACTGAGGCAGACGCCGTTTCGGAAGATTGATTGTTTTGGCTCATTCGTGCAGTTTCGGCGATCGATCGGTCCAACGCAATCGGACGCCCGGCGCAACAGTCAGAGCGTAGCGGCGGAATGATCCCGGCAGTTCTGTCAATGTTCTTTTAGATCGGCGACGGCTTGCCGTGCTCGTTTAAGAAACGCCTGCTTAGGTTCGCCCGTTTCCAAAAAGATTGGAGCGCCGATCGTAATGCAGCTAAGCAGCGGCACGGGCAAGACTTCTCCCCGCGGCAGGATCCGATTGACGTTGTCAATATAAACCGGCACCAATTCCAGATCGGGACGTTTCTTGCTCATGTAGTACAGCCCGCTTTTGAACTGTCCCATTTCTTCGCCAGAACTTCGCCCTCCTTCGGGGAAGACGATCAGCGAGTAGATGTCGCTCATTTCTTCGAGCATCACATCGATCGGGCTGCGATGGACCTTGATTTCCTTTCGGTCGATCAGTAACGCGTTAAAGCTGGCCGCCATATGAGGCTTGATCCAACCCGAGCTCCAATAGTCCTTCGCCGCGACCGGGCGAGTGACCGCGCGGATTTCTCGGGGCAGCGCGGACCACAACACCACCGCGTCGAGGTGACTGGTGTGATTGGCGAAATAAATTCGTTGGCACGTGTCCGGCTGGCAATCAACCCACCGCACCGTGAACCCACTGAATAGCTTCGCAAGCAGAACGATTACATGACTCGTCAATGTCATGGCGTCAGTCTACTCAGACAAGTTTGACTATGGCAGTGGGGGCAAGTCGAATGATTCTGCGAACCAAATCACGCGTGACGGCAACGTGGTGTTACCGGTTCAGCGGTGGCTGTGAGTGCATTTCGAAACCAGGCAACTCCGACGGTGCGGTTTCCTTCATGCGTTTGGCCTTGGCTGACGCGCGGTCGTAGATCGTTAACATCAAATTTTGATATCCGGTCACCATCGACTGAAGCGATCCGGTCTCTAGCACCAAACGACGCCCTTCCTGTCCCATCACTTTGCAGGCTTGTGGATCGCCGAGCATTTGATCGATCGCCCGGGTCATCGCTTCCAGGTCTTCGGATGGGAACAGCAATCCGGTTTGATTGGGGATAATGGATTCGCTGATCGATCCGACATCACTCGATGCAACGGGCACTTGGCAAGCCAAAGCTTCCAGGATCGAGACTGGTGAAGCTTCATTCAACGAACAAAGGGTAAAAATATCGAGGGCCGAAACCAAACGCGGTGTGTCATGCCGGGTGCCAAGCAAATGAATCCGATCCCGGATCTTTAGCTCATCCGCCAACGATTCGATCGCGGTTCGTTCGGGGCCGTCACCGACAATCAACCAGTGCAAGTCGGGATGACGTTGCCGAAGTTTGGCGGCAGCCTTGACCAACAGCAAATGATTCTTTTCTTCACGGAGGGCGGCAACGATGCCGACCAGCGGGGTGTTACTCGCCAGACCCAACTCTTGACGCACGCCCTCGCGAGCTTCCGGATCGGCCCT encodes the following:
- a CDS encoding glycosyltransferase yields the protein MPVGGAETLLVNLLRRLDPALVQPEVVCLKEPGPLGEQIADEFPVHSHLIGGKWDAGVVIRLAKRMRSADAVITVGAGDKMFWGRLAAYIAGVPVIASALHSTGWPDGVGRLNRLLTPITDAFIAVADSHGKFLHDFERFPESKVHVIRNGVDCQRFRADPEAREGVRQELGLASNTPLVGIVAALREEKNHLLLVKAAAKLRQRHPDLHWLIVGDGPERTAIESLADELKIRDRIHLLGTRHDTPRLVSALDIFTLCSLNEASPVSILEALACQVPVASSDVGSISESIIPNQTGLLFPSEDLEAMTRAIDQMLGDPQACKVMGQEGRRLVLETGSLQSMVTGYQNLMLTIYDRASAKAKRMKETAPSELPGFEMHSQPPLNR
- a CDS encoding lysophospholipid acyltransferase family protein, with translation MTLTSHVIVLLAKLFSGFTVRWVDCQPDTCQRIYFANHTSHLDAVVLWSALPREIRAVTRPVAAKDYWSSGWIKPHMAASFNALLIDRKEIKVHRSPIDVMLEEMSDIYSLIVFPEGGRSSGEEMGQFKSGLYYMSKKRPDLELVPVYIDNVNRILPRGEVLPVPLLSCITIGAPIFLETGEPKQAFLKRARQAVADLKEH
- the kdsA gene encoding 3-deoxy-8-phosphooctulonate synthase is translated as MVRPVKIGPYRCGDDQPLLLIAGPCVLQNHEISSQIAETLAGLNDSLDINVVFKASFDKANRTSATAIRGPGLHEGLEMLSQIGKEFGLPTTTDIHLPEQAAPVGEACDLLQIPAFLARQTDLVVAAAQTGKPVNIKKGQFMAPEDMRYVVEKARAAGEGGVLLCERGTFFGYGRLVNDMQSLPIMRQFGVPVVFDATHSVQRPGSGQGSTGGNREMVEPLARAAVAVGIDAVFFETHPAPETSPSDGANMVPLDQFGALVRRLLAIRETIQSIRPIHGTS